The window TAGCAGTTTTATTCGGCTGTGCTGATATTAATGTTGCACCACCAAATCCTTTAATCGCAATGTCAGGACGAATTTCGCCAAAACTCCAATTATTGACTGGTCCTTCGGTTCTTTCTACTAATTCAATTTCAAGCCCATCGGGATCCTGAAAGCTTAAATATTTTTCGCCAAATCGAATAGACGTATATGTCTTTATCCTAAATTTCTTGATGCGAGCTTCCCAAAAGGATAGTGAATCTTTTGGGATGACATAAATTGTTGAGCCCACTTGCCCAGTACCAATACGGCCCTTTAACTGTTTTTCCCACGGAAAGAAAGTGATAACAGTACCCGGTGCACCTGATTCATTACCAAAGTAAAGATGATACACTTCTGGACGGTCAAAGTTGATGGTCTTTTTTATAAGCCTTAGTCCAAGTACGCCAGAGTAAAAATCAATTGTTCTTTGTGCATCATTCACCATCGCGGTTATATGATGAATACCAGCAGTTTTTTGCATAACTGCTCCCTCCGTAACGTAATTTAGTCCTGCTTATTTTGTAGCATTGGCAAGTATACTTTCATCTATTTTCTTAATTTCGATAGGAAGCACGGATTTTTCTATTTTATCCCGGAATGACTCATATTGTTCTGGCAGCATCAATTTCTGCCCCATCGTCTCATAAGATTCGTCATGGGCAAATCCTGGAGGGTCGGTGGCAATTTCAAACACACCCGTTACACTATTTTAAAGATTCTAGAAATCGAGATATTTATGAAAAAATTATATTTCAACCTTATTATTAACTTTCTTTAATAACTGTAAGAATATCTCTGAGTCTTTAGGATCCAAAGTGCCAAATAAGTCATCAACCATTTCCAGATAGTTTGGCATAATCGTATCCATAAGGGAAAGCCCATCATCCGTTAATGAAACATGTATTGCTCTGCGGTCATTAGGACAATCACTTCTTGCTAACAACCCTCGGTTTTCTAATTTGTCTATAACATATGTCATCGAACCACTGGAGATTAAGACATTCTGACAAATTTGCTGGATTGTCAGAGTACCTTTTTGGTAAAGCACTTCCATAACTGAAAACTCTGTAACAGTTAACTTGTTCTTCAGCATTTTCTCCCTAATTTTTTCATGAATCCCTTTTGCCGTTTTCATTAAAACAATGAACGGTTGATTAGGAAATCTTCTTTCCACTTTACTCACCACCAATCTTTTAGTAGTTTTGATGCATTTGATCAGCAATTTGTTGAGGCGCATCAGAAATAAAAGCCCTGAGCTTCCGGGGCAGGAAACTGCGGATTTCTTCTTCGTTAAAGCCTATATTCAACCTTTTTTCATCCTTGATTATGGGCCGTTTTAACAAAGATGGATTCTCTTTTATAATCTCAAATAGATCCTGCAGTCTTAGGGATTCCAAATCTATGTTAAGCATTTTAAATGTTTTGGAGTTGACCGAAATAATTTCATCTGTTCCTTCTTCTGTTAAGTGAAGGATATCTTTTATTTCTTCAACTGTCAGCGGCTGCTTAATAATGTTTCTTTCGACATAATCAATATGATGCTCTTCCAGCCATGCTTTTGCTCTGCGACAGGAAGTACAACTTGTAGAAGTATATAAGTTCACCATCTATACCACACTCCTAAATAAAGTATATCTCAAAATAAAATATCTTTAATTAAGTGTAATTATATGGCTTCTTTGAAATGAAGTCAACCTTTTAAGTTGAATTTTTAGAGCTGTTAAATCTTCCTACTGATTGATACTCCAAACCTACATAAAATCTACTTAGGAATATCCGAGGAGATTCGAACCTCCCATACTTACAATAGTAAAACCATACTATCTTGCTAAAATATATAGGTGAGTAATATTAGTGGCAATATAAAAAGAGACTGTCGCAAGTTGATTTTACCAACCTTAAACCAGTCTCTTTCTTCTAAATCGATATTAGTGCGGAATTTTGCCCATCATCAAGTAAAAGCTAGAAATTTAATATTTAAAAGATTGCCCACCATCAATTGGCACAACAGCCGCATTAACAAATCCTGCTTGATCAGACAAAAGAAAGGCAGTTAGGTAACCTACTTCCTCCGGTTTACCAAAACGTTTCATTGGGTTTGGCTCAACAAATGATTTCCCTACTTCTTCCCAGCCTTCTTCACCGCCAATTTGTTTTAACGACCCTTCAACCATAGGTGTCATAATTGCCCCTGGTGCTATTGCATTAATTGTAATACCGTATTGACCGTATTCAATTGCAGAGTTACGGGTTAATCCTACTACACCATGCTTACTTGCCGCATAGCCTGATTGGTTGCCCACGCCTCGAATACCACCAACTGAAGCAGTATTGACAATGTGGCCACTCCCATTTTCTTTCATCACTTTAAGAACATATTTCAACCCATAAAATACGCCATTCAAGTTAATATCAACAACTTTACGGAATTCATCAGACCCGAAATCTTCTGTTAGATTTTGTTTCCCTTCAATCCCTGCATTATTAAAGAAACCATCAATAGTACCAAATGCTTTAACTGTTTCATCTACATAGTTTTTTACCTCTTCTTCGTGAGCCACGTTTGCAGCCACTAGAAGAATCTCTGCATTCGGTGCTACTTTCTGAACCTCGTTTTTTGTTTCCTCTAATCCTTTTTCATTTAAATCAACCAAAGATAGCTTTGCCCCTTCTTTAGCTACCTGTAAAGCAACAGCACGACCTAAACCAGATCCTGCTCCAGTAATAAGTACAACTTTCCCTTCAAATCTTTCCATGTATGTCATCCCTCTCTGCTGTATTTTTGAATCCATATACCTTTAATTAAATTATAATTAATTGATATATAATTAATTCGAGATAAATATAACTTATTACAGTCTCTCAATCAACTTAATTGCTTGTTCAAATGCGAAAATTAATTAAAACCCCTTGTTATAGTTGCTTTAATCTGGTCTCTTTTCAAACCAATATTCTAAAACATAGCATACCCTTATCAATAAAAAAGAACCGCAAAAAGCGGTCCTGTTTGGATGAAAGAAGCAGATTATAAATGCACTTCAATTTTTTTAAATTTAATTATGCAGCAGCCTTATTGCTAGTCTTTTCAGGCTTTCTTGAGAATATCTGATCAATCGATAGAAGACTGCTTCCGTTGATTGCAAGGAATATCGCCATTGCAAGGAAAGCCAAATCCAATTCATATCCAGCCATTTGCCCGTTCCCTAAAAATCCAACCGCAAATTTAACTTTGACTATTGCACCAACCATGATCAGAGACAACAGGGCAGATACAATTTTGGTTCCCAATCCAATTACCAACAGAATTCCACCAACCAACTCGATTGTTGCGACTGCATATGCAACAAATCCTGGAATTCCAATGCTGTCAAACCAGCCAACAGTGTTTTCAATTCCTCCCTGAAACTTTGATAGCCCGTGTATAAAGAAGCTTATCCCAAGAACCACTCGTAATATCAATGTACCTACTTCAATTCGATTTTCCATTTTCTTTTCCCCCTACTATTTTTTCTTTATTTATCCAAATTGCCAGACGCTATGGCTCAAGTTCCCATAACGGTAGCTGCGGTGTAACAATTTTGCGGTTTGATGATTGTCCGCTGCTCCCATTGCATAAAAAATTGGGATAAAATGTTCATTCCCATAAGGTGGTACTGCTAGGTTAGCCGCCGGTGCAAGTGTTTCGTATTGGAACAAGGATTCCAGGTCCCAATTCTCGATGTGATTGGCAAGCCACTGATCAAAGGCATAAGCCCACTCATCTTCTTCCCCATGGTCCTGGGCCCAGTTTAACGCTCTAAGGTTGTGGACTGTCCCTCCGCTTGCAATGATGAGGATGTCTTTCTCCCGCAAATGTGCCAAAGACTTTCCGATCTTATATTGTTCCTCGGGCGAAAGATGCCTATTGACAGACATTGAAATGACAGGAACATCTGCGTTTGGATAAAGCATTCTTAGAACCACCCAAGCGCCATGGTCAAGCCCGCGCTTCGAATCTATATGAAAAGGAATTCCCTCTTTTAGGAACAGAGCTTCAATCTGGCCTGAAACATCGCTGTTTCCCTTTGCAGGATACTGAATGCGATAGAGCTCTTCAGAAAATCCGCCGAAATCATAAATGGTACTATACTCTTTCACATTGCTTACTTCCTGCACATTGGACTCCCAATGGGCGGAAAACAATACAATTGCTTTTGGACGCGGCAAGGCTTGGCCAAGGGTTTTCAGGAACTGGGTATATTCATTATTTTCAATTGCCAGCATCGGTGAACCATGAGCTATAAACAATGACGGAAGCATAGGGTCATCTCCTCAATATGTTTAATCTATCGATTCTAGAATCCACTTAACATAATCGTGGTAATTTGCCTTGGATACAGTATGGCCCTCGGGATAAACCTTAAAGGTTACGTTTGCTCCCATATTCTCCAAGTATTCTTTGTTGGCAACTCCCCATTCCAGTGGAAAAACACGATCATGTTCCCCGTGAGAAATAAACGCGGATAATTGACTTACAGACTGAACAGAATACTCTTCCTTCACAAATTGAGGGATATATCCATTTAACGCCACAATTCCCTTTATCCGGCTTCCCAGAGTCAGGGCAAGAGTCATTGAGAGAATTGCCCCCTGGCTAAAACCAAGCAAATACAGGCGGCTTTCATCAATTGGGTATTGGCTGCTAGCATAATCAATAAAGTCCGAAAGTCTGGCTACTGCTTCATCAAATACAGGTCTATGCGGTTTCCCGTAGCCTTCAATGGTGAAGTAGGCAAAACCTGGCGGCTGCTCCAAATGACCACGAATGCTGAAAATAATAAAGTTCTGTTTTAATCCCTCTACTAGGGACAACATATTTTGTTCATTCGACCCAATCCCATGCATTAAAAAAAGAGCAGGGTACGACTTATTGGGATCAACCTCTTTAGGTCGTTGAACGTTATATATCATTGAAGAGTTCATGGCTTCCTTCCTTTCACAATGCCTTGAATTGTGTCTTTATCTTTTCCCTATGCAGCATAAATATGAAAATCCTCATAGAAATAAATTGTTCATATTTGAAAACGAGTATCCAAAAATAAAACCCCAGGCCCGGGATAAGTTTTTAAATATGAATAAATTTCTTCTATAAGATAACAAGCGTACAGTAGATTGTCAATATATTTTTTGCTAATATAGAATTAAGTATTTTATTATGAAACCTTTTGAGGTGAATTATTTGGATTTAGGAACAAAAATACGTTCGATTCGGAATAGAAAAAAAATAACTATTGCCCAAATGAGTGAGGGAACAGGATTATCCAAGGGGTTTATCAGCAATGTGGAAAACAACAATACATCTCCGTCCATTAATACGCTGCAGGCCATCTCCAACTTTCTTGATGTACCGATGCCTTACCTATTGTTAGAGAAGGAACAGCATATGCGGGTGGTTAGAAAAAATGAGAGAACGCATTCCACCTTTAACAACCTGAAAATTGAGCATTTGACGACCAAAGGCGGTATGAGGATGATGATCGTTGAATTTCCCCCAGGTGGCTCTATGGGAGAAGCAAATGCTCATGAGGGAGAGGAATGCCATTTAGTCTTAAAGGGGAAAATTCTTGCTGAACAAGGAGAAGACTCCTTTGTTCTTGAGAAAGGTGACTCTTTTAGCTGGAACGCGAGTGTACCTCATTTTGTTAAAAACATAACCGATGAGACAGCGATTGTTCTGATATCACTTCATTCGGATACCGGACTTGCCGATATTTTTTAATTTAATCTATGTTAAACAAGCCAACCTTCTAAAAGGTTGGCTTTTGTCCATTTTTTACTATCTACAAATACTTCCTATGCACAGCTTTCCCGTCATAGCTGAACAGCATGGCCCTATCCTCAATCATCGTCTCTATGTGGACCGTTCTTCCCCATAACTGGCGGACGTATGGCAGCACCTTCTCGAGGTATTTCACATCAAGCTCAATTCCTTCATACCAGTGCTTCAGGTAAAGCTCGCCATTTCTAAGATAATCGCCGTCGTTGACTGTTATATAGGGAAAACCGCCATTGACGCGCATGCCGACAAGCCTGTCACGGACATGCTCCCATTCTTTGTCAACAATCTTATAATCCTTGCCCTGTTTCTGGAACAGGTACATGTCTTCCCTCATCACCAGCTCCTTGGTTAAGTAGTTCCTCAGGAAAGAGATATCGGAATCTATCTCCCGAACCTCAAACATTTTCTCTCGACCAGACCCTGGCTTGACCCCGCGGCGCTTCAT is drawn from Bacillus sp. FJAT-18017 and contains these coding sequences:
- the spxA gene encoding transcriptional regulator SpxA, whose protein sequence is MVNLYTSTSCTSCRRAKAWLEEHHIDYVERNIIKQPLTVEEIKDILHLTEEGTDEIISVNSKTFKMLNIDLESLRLQDLFEIIKENPSLLKRPIIKDEKRLNIGFNEEEIRSFLPRKLRAFISDAPQQIADQMHQNY
- a CDS encoding DoxX family protein encodes the protein MENRIEVGTLILRVVLGISFFIHGLSKFQGGIENTVGWFDSIGIPGFVAYAVATIELVGGILLVIGLGTKIVSALLSLIMVGAIVKVKFAVGFLGNGQMAGYELDLAFLAMAIFLAINGSSLLSIDQIFSRKPEKTSNKAAA
- a CDS encoding helix-turn-helix domain-containing protein; this translates as MDLGTKIRSIRNRKKITIAQMSEGTGLSKGFISNVENNNTSPSINTLQAISNFLDVPMPYLLLEKEQHMRVVRKNERTHSTFNNLKIEHLTTKGGMRMMIVEFPPGGSMGEANAHEGEECHLVLKGKILAEQGEDSFVLEKGDSFSWNASVPHFVKNITDETAIVLISLHSDTGLADIF
- a CDS encoding MarR family winged helix-turn-helix transcriptional regulator, whose product is MERRFPNQPFIVLMKTAKGIHEKIREKMLKNKLTVTEFSVMEVLYQKGTLTIQQICQNVLISSGSMTYVIDKLENRGLLARSDCPNDRRAIHVSLTDDGLSLMDTIMPNYLEMVDDLFGTLDPKDSEIFLQLLKKVNNKVEI
- a CDS encoding ring-cleaving dioxygenase produces the protein MQKTAGIHHITAMVNDAQRTIDFYSGVLGLRLIKKTINFDRPEVYHLYFGNESGAPGTVITFFPWEKQLKGRIGTGQVGSTIYVIPKDSLSFWEARIKKFRIKTYTSIRFGEKYLSFQDPDGLEIELVERTEGPVNNWSFGEIRPDIAIKGFGGATLISAQPNKTANVLEHILGLELVGQEDSFLRFKADSDIGNTIDIKLAPSVRGLMGAGTVHHIAWRASNEADHNRWRSLLKEKGYNPTEIRDRNYFKAIYFHDEGGILFEIATDQPGFAVDEPFDELGEKLMLPPWFESKREQLKGMLPPVEVRILEQDK
- a CDS encoding dioxygenase family protein — its product is MLPSLFIAHGSPMLAIENNEYTQFLKTLGQALPRPKAIVLFSAHWESNVQEVSNVKEYSTIYDFGGFSEELYRIQYPAKGNSDVSGQIEALFLKEGIPFHIDSKRGLDHGAWVVLRMLYPNADVPVISMSVNRHLSPEEQYKIGKSLAHLREKDILIIASGGTVHNLRALNWAQDHGEEDEWAYAFDQWLANHIENWDLESLFQYETLAPAANLAVPPYGNEHFIPIFYAMGAADNHQTAKLLHRSYRYGNLSHSVWQFG
- a CDS encoding SDR family oxidoreductase; this translates as MERFEGKVVLITGAGSGLGRAVALQVAKEGAKLSLVDLNEKGLEETKNEVQKVAPNAEILLVAANVAHEEEVKNYVDETVKAFGTIDGFFNNAGIEGKQNLTEDFGSDEFRKVVDINLNGVFYGLKYVLKVMKENGSGHIVNTASVGGIRGVGNQSGYAASKHGVVGLTRNSAIEYGQYGITINAIAPGAIMTPMVEGSLKQIGGEEGWEEVGKSFVEPNPMKRFGKPEEVGYLTAFLLSDQAGFVNAAVVPIDGGQSFKY
- a CDS encoding alpha/beta hydrolase, with the translated sequence MNSSMIYNVQRPKEVDPNKSYPALFLMHGIGSNEQNMLSLVEGLKQNFIIFSIRGHLEQPPGFAYFTIEGYGKPHRPVFDEAVARLSDFIDYASSQYPIDESRLYLLGFSQGAILSMTLALTLGSRIKGIVALNGYIPQFVKEEYSVQSVSQLSAFISHGEHDRVFPLEWGVANKEYLENMGANVTFKVYPEGHTVSKANYHDYVKWILESID